The Pseudanabaena galeata CCNP1313 genome includes a region encoding these proteins:
- a CDS encoding DedA family protein: MQEWITNTMNSLGYLGIGLLMFLENLFPPIPSELIMPLAGYTATFPNTQIQVIPAIAAGVIGTILGAIPWYYAGLILGQQRLQLLAGRYGKWIGISGEDIEKSVNWFQKHGTKAVLFGRLVPGIRTLISIPAGISKMSVVPFFLYSTIGTIVWVTFLTYAGYFLGKNYKLVEDYIDVITKVIVFGVLLAIAAFIGYRLWKRSRK, from the coding sequence ATGCAGGAATGGATTACGAATACGATGAATTCCCTAGGCTATCTGGGAATTGGCTTACTCATGTTTTTAGAAAATCTGTTTCCCCCGATTCCTTCAGAGTTGATTATGCCCTTAGCTGGCTATACCGCAACTTTCCCGAATACGCAAATTCAGGTCATTCCTGCGATCGCCGCAGGGGTAATTGGTACGATTTTGGGAGCGATCCCTTGGTACTATGCGGGGCTTATATTAGGGCAGCAGCGTTTGCAATTGTTGGCAGGTCGCTATGGTAAATGGATTGGTATTTCTGGGGAAGATATTGAGAAATCAGTGAATTGGTTTCAAAAGCATGGGACAAAGGCGGTTTTATTCGGTCGTCTCGTTCCTGGTATTCGTACTTTGATTTCCATCCCCGCAGGTATTAGCAAAATGTCTGTGGTTCCGTTCTTTCTCTATTCCACGATTGGCACAATTGTCTGGGTCACTTTTTTAACCTATGCAGGTTATTTTTTAGGTAAAAATTACAAGTTAGTCGAAGATTATATTGATGTCATTACCAAAGTTATAGTTTTCGGTGTTTTGTTGGCGATCGCCGCATTTATTGGTTATCGACTCTGGAAGCGATCGCGCAAATAA
- a CDS encoding exopolysaccharide biosynthesis protein produces MAQLSQDLHQFFIEEPPAEQVTLASVLELAGERTFGFLFVLLALPSALPIPAAGYSVPFGIVMLLLAVQLIVGAKTPWLPSRIMHRPIAIKRVQGFVKSGIPWMQKIERVSKPRLTLVCTTRVGRVFIGLAIALMSISMMIPIPGTNTLPAIGIFVTGFGLLDDDGAISLAGMLLCLFGATLTLSILYALSVGGSSLYDWLRVGFKNLMGK; encoded by the coding sequence ATGGCTCAACTTTCTCAGGACTTGCACCAATTTTTTATCGAAGAACCACCTGCTGAGCAGGTAACCCTAGCATCTGTGCTGGAGTTAGCTGGTGAACGCACCTTTGGCTTTTTGTTTGTCTTGTTAGCATTACCTTCAGCGCTACCGATTCCTGCGGCAGGCTATTCTGTGCCATTTGGGATCGTCATGCTATTGCTAGCGGTGCAGTTGATAGTTGGAGCCAAGACCCCATGGTTGCCGTCACGAATTATGCATCGCCCGATCGCTATCAAACGAGTGCAGGGTTTTGTAAAATCTGGGATTCCTTGGATGCAAAAGATTGAGCGGGTATCAAAGCCACGTCTGACTCTAGTTTGTACAACTCGTGTGGGACGAGTGTTTATTGGATTAGCGATCGCGTTAATGTCAATATCGATGATGATCCCCATACCTGGCACAAATACTTTACCTGCGATCGGGATTTTTGTGACAGGGTTTGGGTTATTAGATGATGATGGGGCAATTAGTTTAGCGGGCATGTTGCTATGTCTTTTTGGTGCAACTCTCACTCTTTCGATCCTCTATGCCCTCTCGGTGGGAGGAAGCAGTCTTTATGATTGGCTAAGAGTCGGATTTAAAAACCTGATGGGCAAATAA